The DNA region GCAGAAACAACTTGGATCGAGATTCAGTATTTGCTGGCCAGCGGAAAAGGGAAAGTCCTCGACATCGCCTGCGGATCGGGTGTAACCATCGAATGGCTGAAAGGCAATACCGATCTTGAAGTACACGGTTGTGACATTTCCGATTTACTCATTCAGAAAGCAGTGGATCGAGGTATACCGAAAGAACATTTGCTGATTACCGATGCAACTGCCATGTCGTATGCCGACAATTCCTTCAACTATTCCTACTCCATCGGATCACTAGAACATTTTACGGCGAACGGAATTGAAAAATTTATAGCAGAAGCATCACGCGTTACATCCATTGCTTCAATGCACATGATTCCAACTTCGAAATCAGGAAAAAATGAAGGCTGGCTGAATACCTCCACAACCATTCAAACCTTTCATAATAATTCCGACGAATGGTGGATGGAACGATTTAAAAAACATTTCCGCGAAGTCCAAATGCTTAACTCAAGCTGGCACGATGATATTTCGTATGGACGTTGGTTTATTTGCAAAAAATAAATGGGAAACAAATCTTCCATACTCATCTTCGGCAGTTCCGGATTTATTGGCAGCAATGCCATGCATTTGTTATCTCCCTATTATTCCTGTTTCGGAGTCGATATCCAGGAGAGTGAACAAACGATAAACAGCGATTTCTTTTATAACGAAATAAAAAAGGTTAATCCCGATTTCATCTTGTTCGCAGCAGGATCGGCGAATGTGTTGCGATCAAAAACAGAGCCGGAATACGACCGGAAAAAAAATGTTACTGAACTGGAGGAATTATTAAAAGCAATTGTTCAGTCAGGCCAAAAAATTAAGCTTATACATATTTCCAGCGCGGCGGTCTACGGAAATCCCGAACGTTTACCTATAGAGGAATCATCTCCAACCCATCCGATTTCGAATTATGGAAAACACAAATTAGAAAGTGAAGAATTAGTCCGCCACTACCATTCCGCCTTTCAAATTCCAAGCATTATCCTTCGTCCCTTTTCCGTTTATGGTCCGCCCCAAAAAAAATTATTGTTCTACGATATTTATTTAAAATCTAAGACACAAAAATCAATTACACTATACGGCACAGGTCACGAGAGCAGGGATTTTATTTTCATTCATGATTTCATCACTGCACTGCATCTCATCATGCAAAAAGGAGATTTTTCGTCCTCTATTTACAATATTGCCAGTGGAACAGAAACATCAATTCGGGAAGTCGCATCGCACTTTGAGTCATTATTCCCCTCCCATCCCGTTATACAGTTTGGTGGTGAAAGCCGCGGGATAGATCCTGAAAACTGGCGGGCGGACATTTCGAAATTAAGAGCGATCGGATTTGTTCCTTCCTATAATTTAAAAGACGGAATGCAGCTTTATTATGATTGGTTACAAAAAACGGAGGAATCATGATTAAAGCATTGAGAAAATTCCGGGTTCGAGTTTTATGGTTCTTTCGCAACTATAAAAAAATTGAGTTTCACTCAACGCTTATCACCGATGAATTGACGGGTCCTGTTCGCTATATATCGGACGGCGTTATCACCTGCAACAATACTGCTTTTTTAGAACAAGCCCGATTTAAACAAGCCTATGCACTGGCAAAATCCACCCAACCCTGGCCCGGATTTAAATCGGAATGGAGAGTAATGATCAATTGCTGGATTGCAGAACAAGCCATGCGTATTGAAGGCGATTTTGTAGAATGTGGAGTAAATACCGGCGCTTATTCAAGAGCTATTATTGATTACACCCATTTAACAAGTTCCACAAAAAGATTTTATCTGTTTGATACATGGGAAGGATTAGTAGATGCGCAAATCAGTGCTGAAGAACGAAAAAAAGGAATTCAGAATTACGATTATAAAAACATTTACGAGAAGGTACAAAAAACATTTGAGGGACTTCCCGCTGTTTTAATTAAAGGAAGTGTCCCAGAAACACTAGACCAGTTTAAA from Flavobacteriales bacterium includes:
- a CDS encoding class I SAM-dependent methyltransferase, whose protein sequence is MKQTLYYLKMLVPPVFIKIANKAGIGGPKKIVRYPKNENDQQQLDMYFDPEYTKILETWGAETTWIEIQYLLASGKGKVLDIACGSGVTIEWLKGNTDLEVHGCDISDLLIQKAVDRGIPKEHLLITDATAMSYADNSFNYSYSIGSLEHFTANGIEKFIAEASRVTSIASMHMIPTSKSGKNEGWLNTSTTIQTFHNNSDEWWMERFKKHFREVQMLNSSWHDDISYGRWFICKK
- a CDS encoding NAD-dependent epimerase/dehydratase family protein; translation: MGNKSSILIFGSSGFIGSNAMHLLSPYYSCFGVDIQESEQTINSDFFYNEIKKVNPDFILFAAGSANVLRSKTEPEYDRKKNVTELEELLKAIVQSGQKIKLIHISSAAVYGNPERLPIEESSPTHPISNYGKHKLESEELVRHYHSAFQIPSIILRPFSVYGPPQKKLLFYDIYLKSKTQKSITLYGTGHESRDFIFIHDFITALHLIMQKGDFSSSIYNIASGTETSIREVASHFESLFPSHPVIQFGGESRGIDPENWRADISKLRAIGFVPSYNLKDGMQLYYDWLQKTEES
- a CDS encoding TylF/MycF family methyltransferase, with the translated sequence MIKALRKFRVRVLWFFRNYKKIEFHSTLITDELTGPVRYISDGVITCNNTAFLEQARFKQAYALAKSTQPWPGFKSEWRVMINCWIAEQAMRIEGDFVECGVNTGAYSRAIIDYTHLTSSTKRFYLFDTWEGLVDAQISAEERKKGIQNYDYKNIYEKVQKTFEGLPAVLIKGSVPETLDQFKGEKVAYLSLDMNVTLPEIAALEFFWPKLSSGAFIVLDDYGFMLHEEQKKAMDQFAAKMKVEILPLPTGQALMMKP